One window from the genome of Salvia miltiorrhiza cultivar Shanhuang (shh) chromosome 7, IMPLAD_Smil_shh, whole genome shotgun sequence encodes:
- the LOC130995619 gene encoding cytochrome P450 78A5-like — MAISLGIERVVISSDPETAKEILCGGAFLDRPVRDSTRLLMFDRAIGFSPSGSHWRHLRRIASTHMFSPRRVAGLEGLRQAAADNIIRRVEEEMSAGGFVELRGILQRASLENVLESVFGVSGLGFGDELGVMVREGYELMGEFNWADYFPLEFLDFFGVRRRCHKLAGKVSEIVTRIIKERKRDGDFKVRDDFLSVLLSLPQEDLLSHADMVAVLWEMVFRGVDNIYILLEWIMARMVLHQDIQAKVRHEIEVNVGRTKHVTESHIPNLPFLQAIVKEVLRLHPPGPLLSWARLAIHDVEVDKCFIPSGTTAMVNMWAIAHDPTVWPDPWAFKPERFIEGDFSIMGSDLRLAPFGSGRRVCPGKALGLATVHLWLARILQNFKWLPRGPVDLEECLKLSLEMKKPLVCRAVSIN, encoded by the exons ATGGCCATCAGCCTCGGCATTGAGCGCGTGGTGATCAGCAGCGACCCCGAGACCGCCAAGGAGATTCTATGCGGGGGCGCGTTCTTGGACCGCCCCGTGAGGGACTCCACGCGCCTCCTCATGTTCGACCGCGCCATCGGCTTCTCCCCATCGGGTAGCCACTGGCGCCACCTGCGTAGAATAGCCTCCACACACATGTTCTCCCCGAGGAGGGTGGCGGGCCTCGAGGGCCTCAGGCAGGCGGCCGCGGATAACATAATCCGAAGGGTGGAAGAGGAGATGAGTGCGGGGGGGTTCGTGGAGTTGAGAGGGATCCTTCAAAGGGCCTCTTTAGAGAATGTGTTGGAGAGTGTGTTTGGGGTTAGTGGTTTAGGGTTTGGGGATGAGTTGGGTGTGATGGTGAGAGAAGGGTATGAGCTGATGGGAGAGTTCAATTGGGCTGATTATTTTCCATTGGAGTTTTTGGATTTCTTTGGGGTGAGGAGAAGATGCCATAAGTTGGCAGGTAAGGTTAGTGAGATTGTGACTAGGATTATAAAAGAGAGGAAAAGAGATGGAGATTTTAAAGTGAGGGATGATTTTCTTAGTGTTTTGCTTTCTCTGCCTCAGGAGGATCTACTTAGTCATGCAGATATGGTGGCTGTGCTCTGG GAGATGGTATTTAGAGGAGTagataatatttatattctcctTGAATGGATTATGGCAAGAATGGTTCTACACCAAGATATTCAAGCGAAGGTCAGACATGAAATCGAAGTTAATGTTGGTCGTACCAAACACGTTACAGAATCACACATTCCGAATCTTCCGTTTCTTCAAGCCATTGTTAAGGAGGTGTTGAGGCTCCACCCCCCCGGCCCGTTACTCTCGTGGGCCCGTCTCGCAATCCACGACGTCGAAGTCGACAAATGCTTCATACCAAGTGGCACAACGGCTATGGTCAACATGTGGGCCATAGCGCATGACCCGACGGTATGGCCCGACCCGTGGGCTTTCAAGCCCGAAAGATTCATAGAAGGGGATTTCTCCATTATGGGATCGGATTTGAGGCTCGCTCCTTTTGGGTCGGGCCGACGGGTCTGCCCCGGGAAGGCCCTCGGACTGGCTACGGTTCACCTCTGGCTAGCAAGAATTCTGCAAAACTTCAAATGGCTTCCACGTGGACCGGTTGATCTTGAAGAATGTCTAAAGCTCTCTCTTGAAATGAAGAAACCATTAGTATGCCGTGCAGTTTCCATAAATTGA